The genomic interval ACACGATACACaagagttagttcctgttatcacttacattatggcaactataaacagttgttccctcaccagcttctctttttttccctctctcttgaagttaaaaagacatttttaaaaaacccaacaacaacaatacagtTTCTCATGTGTACGAGAATCCAGAAGGCATAAAGTTCTGCTCTTAAAACCTTCCCATGGTGGAGAACTTACTGACGGTTGCAAAGTTCTGACACTTAAGACTCCTTTCTATAAATTTCAGATAAACCTCTCCTTACAGATGGATTCAAGATATCAATGATTAGACGTCTTAAAAACATCAACGTGTATTAAAACCAGACTCTAGGCCTTTTTCAGTGTGAATGTTGTTGGCTGGTTGGTGGAATGTTTCTAAACCCAACAGTGACACTGAGATGTTTAAAATCACTTTAAAATTCTTTAAATAAGTAACAAGTAAACGATTAATGTTCTATTTAATTATCTATTTTTGCTTTTCATAACACAGAAGCTAATTCAAATCATGACTCACTGTCCTATCCAGCATTTGGTAAGTGTTGTATAATCACTACTTATTATGTATTTCAATGTACCTGACTAATGCAATAATAATTCCTTTCTTGCCTTTTCAGAGAGTAAAAGCTTTTGTGGTGTTTCAGCTTTTTATAGAGAAACTCAATGAGGAAGCCAAGCATAAATTCTTCAGGTATCTCTGTAATGTAGCATTCTCCAcatctgtactgtatattcacatagtgtatgaatatatatgacAGAACATGTATTATACAGTTGTAAATACAGTGGAATGATAAATCAAAGCAAACTGGTTAATAATACATCTCATACACTTCCAGGTGTATAATGAAAACCAGTCAGCATGCAGGTGTGGAAAGTGTCATTCTCACAAACATCAAAAATCAAGTGGAGCAATCAAGCAAGGTCAGATACAGGTCATTACTGATGATTCAAATTTAGAAGCCACACTTCTAACTTCAAGTATAAAAGTGAAACTTGCGTTTCTGATAGGCTTTTGGAGTGGAAGTAGTCAGAAGCAGATTCttgaaaaagattttaaatcAGAAAATCTTGGAGTTTCCTAGATTACACAGATTTCATAATGGTCTTTACCAAGCACATTATAAATTCccagaattcattcatttattcactttaCAGTACTCCTAATAGACTGTATTTTTATCCTACTTAGCATATACTGACTTTACttttgcatttacagcatttgtgAGATGTTATTATCTACAGGCTTCGTTGTCTACTTGCGAAACCTATCctcatgttaatacaaatacCAACAAGCTAAAGCCCCCTCAGAAACTGCTAGTGCTGCTActaagcacattaatacacagATTACAAGGGACTACATCAACAAATATCTAACAATATTGGATATATTTGGGTTACTGTTACTGAGAATATTTTTAACAGAAGAAAATGACATTGTTTCTGCTCTTACCCTACCATGATCTGAATTGTATCTGTAGTCAGAACAGATGGACAGCTGGTTTAAGGGGACATTACTGCTAGTCCTCCTGAGGGACACTCTGAGTTTACCTCAAGGCCCAGAGACTGACTTATTGGATGGTATGGACAGGTGGGAAAGTTATTTGTTTGTGTCCTAAATGTTTGTTTCAGTCATTCCAAGCAATGTAATGGTAGTTTTCAAACAAAAGACAACAAATGGTGGCTTTTCACGTGATATTTCTTTGTCTTTTAAGGATATGATTTGGTGTGTTGAGAAACCTAAGGCTTCCAAATGATAAGATTTAGTTTGTTAAGGCAACGATTTGATATTTGACGGTACCACTGAATCCGCTAGGATACAGTATGACAGAAAACAATTTAATTCAGATGCCTCTGATTGATATATGAACAACTTTGTCCTGATTCTGGGGTAGACCTACTGTTAAGTCGTGAATGATGATGACATAGAGAAGAACTATTTTAAGTATCAGAGTTACACAGAGGCCAACCACCTTGCCAAcctattaaatcatttaaaattaaatcatttaaaaatgagtaCTTTTTTACACACCAGTTGTCTATACTTTTTAAACTAATACATGTATCATCagttataatatataatcattgatttatgattgttgcctcgatttccttcatttgtcattttttaaaatcgaCACATCAATCCATCTGAATGTTGCACCCCTAGTTaagatgtgtattttttttactttgagtaaaCGATTGTGCTTTTTAGGTTATTTCTTTAGATTCCTGgtgagtatatatattttttagcaaGTTATTAATTCATTAGAATCCACTGCAAAGCTAGATAGATTTGTTTATGATCAAAACTATACAGgctaaacaacaaaaataaactcaacctcttttgcatgaatttcaACAAATAAGGGCAATATAGAGATTTCATTCCAGTTAATTTAGATGACATTGTAGAAAAATGTAAGAATGCTCACTGTACCCCTAACTCTAAACCTTTCTTATATTTTCTTACAAATAAATTCATGTGAACTGTTATGAAATTGCAATCGTGGGTCCATGGTCAGTTCAAAAGCAGTGTAACGCTGGGAAATATTGTCCATAGAGAAAGGGCTGTGCAACTTAAGTAATAAAATGTCTGACACGTCCTAGTGGTTGTGTTATGTCTTGTAATTAATCACTTTCATTGTTCCATAACAGGAGGAGAATGAAAATAAGTTAATCTACAGTTATAATTACTGTATAGAGCCAAAGGGAAAGCTTTACAGGCActgtaatgtaaaatatcagaGTCAATATGCTAATCTGTAAAACCATAGGCCTAAATTGGACCACATAATACAGGTATGCCACCTGCCTCTGCCTTGAGAGATGTTTTATTCACATGATATCATTCAGCCCTGAcaattatttattgatgaatCTAGGAAAATATCCATGATCCTGCAGCACAGAGCATATGGTAAGCAGGTGGACACTGTAGGGCAGATCTTGTGTCATTCCTAAATAAGACCAGAGTGAGTGATTGACATGCACTGCTCTGGATAGTCTGTCTTTGATTAATTACTTTAACCTTTGACCAGTGTGGTGCAACATGTGatttaaaatatgttatttcaaagctcttattttaagacaaacaaaacaaacaagcaaacaaaaaactcaAAACTTATGATgattagataaaaaaaatcacctggtatTTTTCTagtctttaactgtccagtttctgtgagtctgtgcccatgatagcctcagattcttgctcttgactgacaggaaggtaacctgatgtggtctttgTAGACTATCAaactcaaggtttgatgtgttgtgcatgctgagatgctttgctgctcaccacggttgtacagagtgcttatctgagttactatagacttcctgtcagctcagaccaatgtggacattctcctctgatctctctcatcaacaaggtgtttcagcctgtggaccctccactcacaggatgtttttcgcaccgttctgtgtaaactctagagactgtgatatgtgaaattcacaggagattagcagtttctgaaatactccatccagcccatctggcaccaaagccatgccacggttaaagtcacagagatcacactttttccccattctgatgtttaatatgaacattaactaaagcccTTGAGTATCTGCATGcatttatgcattgtgctgctgtcaagTGATTGGATGACTGGATAACTGAATGAGTGAGCCGGTGTAAAGGTGCTCCTATTAAAGTGATCGctgagtatatactgtatgtatatttcaTCTTTGCATTGTAGGGTCATGGTGTCTCTAAATCTTCTGAGATATCTACTcatcagagagagaaacaaatctGTAAGTCTGTAACACACATATATCCCAAAACAGACATTTTTAACGGAACAATTTAAGCTCCATGAATACGATGACcaattgttttggggtttttttcagacATGTATTTGGACAGACCTTTGTAACATTGCAGCGAGCTACATAAAGATACTGCGTGTGTGTCTCAGCATGTCAAAATCATACTGTGGGTCGGAGCTTAAAAGACTTCACGAGGACAGAAAGGTCAAAGCGAAGGGTAAGAAATTTTCACATTTAACTTAAGTCTAAAATATGATAATCTTtttaacttaaattaaatttaagtaAATTATATTTCCATCTATAATTGTTTCACCATATTTTGACACTGCTATTTTTGAAAAAGCAGATccagttattattattctaatttATCATGAGGTTTTTCATAGTAAAGAACagcatgtgatttttttcccttaacATTTTTGACCCTTTAGAATTGAAAGAGGTCTCAGGAAAGAAATCAGTTCAACACATGATTGTGAAAAACAAAGCTCTAGGTGGAATACCGTGTGAGGCACAGGAGAAGGTAAATCATCTCTCTCCTCATATCCTTAGTATAATGAGTTATAGTGAGTTAAGCCTTAATATATTGAGTGTGAACATATTTGTAATTAACAGGTACTACAGTGTGCACTTGTCACATATGATCTGATGGAGAGCCTTGCATTCCGAATAGAGGAAATCCTAGAGGAGAGAGTATAACATGATCCAtgccttcttttctttcccctcccCCTGCCAAGTCAACTTTTAATAGCAACCCTAAGTGTGAtcattatgtacagtatgtgctacACTTATTAACTTAAACATTAAATTACACTAgctagaaaaataagaaaactcGAATCAGGAGCTGCCAAGAAGAAGTTGTTTACTTACACCAAGAAAAACACATGCCATATTATACATTTGACAGAGTTCAGCGAGTGCATTGTTAATAGAAAGTCTTTATAGATGCTGTATTAGGAAATAGTCTGGAGACAGCAGTTATTCTTGAATACAACTTTTAGGTAAATTCTTAAAAAGTGGGATAGAAAATAAAAGCCATTAGCCTTTATATGTGTTGATGTAGAAGTGCGGCCACATGGCCAGTGTTTGAGCTGTTTGTGCGACTCAGAATTGCGACTGTAAGACTCCAATAAAGTGGATGGAAATTAAATGACCTTAAAAATGTTCACTTTCTTTAACAAAGTTTCAAGGCTTATTTCGATGATGTGAGCTCGAGCTAAACACATCCGCTCCCGCACAACATCCACATGTGGTCTACTGGTGGCCTGCAATGTACAACTGCACTGTGACATCTGATAACCTTATAATAAAACtaacatattaaaaacaaacaaaccaaaaaaaaactatagttgcaagaaaaatatttttttatatttttgcattaattacTCATAAAATTTGaccataaaaaacaaacaaacaacttgcctaactaataacaaataaaaagcagtatgttttatgttgttattgAAAACACTAGGTAATTAATCATTCACAGGGCTGGAAAAATGATCTAAAGTTCTTAATAACTGAGAGAGTAATATGACCCTCCAACAAATATTTGCTGTAACTGCAGTTCAGACTTGCACAATAGTAAAGAGGAATTTTTACACCATTTGTCCCTACTGAGCTGTTTCAATTCATCACTATACCTCTGGGATTTCTTTGTATTAAACAGCCATATTCACTATATTCACTTGGCCATTCAAAACCACAAAATGTCTTCTATTTAAACCATTCTGTTGTATATAACTTGTAATTGTTTTGTATGTCTGGcgacaaaaaaaagtttacaaactTTTTCTAGCAACTATATTTCTGTTCCATTAACCTAGAAGAGTGTTGTATGAGCATAATGCTGAAATATCATATTACCTAATGATAGAAAATCtttaataaagtcataaaagaTGTAAGTAAATGTGAGCATAGATCCTGTTACTTACTTTAGCGATGGTCAGCATTCCCTTGACAGCGTCCCCATTACTATGGACAGGTAAGACTTTGAGATTACTGCCAAAGAATCTGGAAGAGAAATCAAAACACAGCCTATGAGAATTGTGTTCAATATTATTAAGAACccatttattcatgttttcaaATGCTCAGCAGTGGAGTTCCAGAgtacatttacttttatatttatggcatttggcagatgcccttatccagagcggctTACAGTTATCTCATCTATACATCTGAGTAGTTGAgagttaaaggccttgctcaagggcccaacagtggcagcttaatAGTGCTgcggtttgaactcatgaccttcctaTTGGttgtccaacatcttaaccattgagctaccCCTGCCTCATTAATGtttcattaatgtttaatttgtttGCTTCATTTAATGTTTCATTAATGTTTAAGATTAATAAAGCACAGTTTTCAAGATTGAGGTCACATTATATATGCACCTGTTCTGCACTGCAGACACAATCTCCAGTTCTCTTGCGCCATATGCTGGCGCCTGGAGCAAAAGAAAGCTGTTTCTGTGGACCTGGACGAACTTTTCAATCCTTTTAAAGAATTCTTCACACTCAGCCTTTTCAGGAAATTCCTCTGGAGTGATCAACAAGAACGCCACACCTGTACATGAGATTAAAATCACACCAATTTTAAGTACAGAAACAAAAGTTTTGAACTGTTTGAGAAGCATAGCAAGTTAAAACATTAATCCTCAAACTTTATGAAGACAGGAatctctttaattaaaaaaaaatccacagacACCTCATTTAAAtgtgcacaatttttttttaatttttgccatttactttttaattcctgaactttcctcTAACAGaattaatttgattaaaatgGCTATTAGATTCAAGTACAACAACTTAATGATGCAGTGTGATTTCAACcattgtaaaaattttttttaaaaatcacgcACACACTGGCTATCATGGATTCCTAAGATTCCCGAACCCCATTTTGAGAACTCTGCATTTCACAGTGTTTTTTCCAACCTACTCTCTAAACAAATAATCTGTATGACTGGCTACCATTGATcagaaaataatgttttactGTACTGAGAGAAGAATGTAACATTGTTGGGGAACTTCTTTGTGGTGATTGCACATACATTACAGAAGATAAGGTAAGATAGACATCTGGTTCAGTAGAGATGATTCAGCACAGTGATTAGCAGAAAAACTGTAAAACACTGGCATTGGTTAATCTTAAAGATCAGTATTTCTCAACCCTAATAGTAAAATATATCCCTATTTCAAGTCTGATCTCGggttacagtctgtgtggagtttcacatgttctccctgtgtctgcatgggtttcctagGGATTCACtgatttcctcccacttccAAACAACATGCAAGTATAGGTGAATTGTCCatagatgtgaatgtgtatgtgtgcatggtaccCTGAATTGGGCTGGTGTCCCACCCATGGTGTATTGGATATGATCCAAATATGATAATTTTGGGGTATAATTTTTTAGGAGGAGTAGCGGAAACACAGATTAGATTGAAGCATTTTCTATATGTCATTGTAACTTTTAACCACCATGCGCTGTCATGAAATTTGCTGCGTAAAGTCCTGAAACCATGTAACAAGTTTCATGACAATGCGTAAATAAAGTCGTTAATGAGAGACAGCGTCACTTCCTGATTTCCAGATTTGTTGGCTTGCTACAAACGGTTTTGAGAATCAAAATTCCATTTGATAGCTTTTCTGCGGATTGGTCTGAAGATATCATTTGGTGaaatttggacaaaatttgtagtaGGAGTGGcgaaaaaaagaaatttttaacaaaatccaagatggacGAAAATCTGATTAGGTGGAAATTGACGTCATAGGGTCCATTGAACTCATGTTCATAGGAATCTAGGGGCATTGAAATTTTGgccacggttcaaaagttatggccATGAAAATACTTTAAAATTTGGCCAACTGACCTGTTGGTGGTCCTAGAGCTTTGGGAGCTTGGGGCCCAGATCTGGTGTATTTGTAGCTAAATGTgggccaaatttcacaactttttaccacaTGGTACTATGGGCTGCCATACTGTAGACACCCTAgctagaataataataataataataataataataataataataataatatgaaaacaACAGGTAGCTTTCACCATTGGTGCTCGGcccctaaatataataaacttGATGATGATggattgtgatttccaccaatGTAACTAAACAAAGACTGACTCTCTGGactccactttgagaaccactggt from Ictalurus furcatus strain D&B chromosome 11, Billie_1.0, whole genome shotgun sequence carries:
- the LOC128614696 gene encoding protein SPO16 homolog, with protein sequence MANNNTKTLWKTTVIVSTSLQNNEISVLLLAQKHLLRYSDSIEPGTLVFPLSGVAFLLITPEEFPEKAECEEFFKRIEKFVQVHRNSFLLLQAPAYGARELEIVSAVQNRFFGSNLKVLPVHSNGDAVKGMLTIAKATSRPHVDVVRERMCLARAHIIEISLETLLKKVNIFKVI